A DNA window from Pleurodeles waltl isolate 20211129_DDA chromosome 12, aPleWal1.hap1.20221129, whole genome shotgun sequence contains the following coding sequences:
- the LOC138268374 gene encoding toll-like receptor 2 has product MIQSSGRWLELFILIAGVSSVALSYLSCTVKENNVALCLGLSLIEVPKDLSTSIVELDLSYNKLQSISKDDFSAYTNLTILNLAFNTIFRIDHNSFASNLLLRKLNLFNNSLTEIPSLAISPLKNLEELEMSNNLYLNSTLSDVFYTFKSLTVLSMGGSEITWIRENDFLPLQNISLQKFALKTASSPKHYDKGAFAVLNTFSLWCDFALDTNPYVLPLILGDLQGKSIRLLRLRNLFANSYYTDDMDLFNGLADTGVKELILFRGKFNENLLRLLLTNVQISNVTDLCLIAIDFARSLNLSASNVGISNLTLNKLLLQDISNPDILRFDWTFTWFSKVSNLHIINVNFNYVPCDAWDEMKNVIVLNISNNRLTNEFVYNPTCQNPSVPKLECFNASSNKITSLKIISLISINWPNLRVVDLSHNGIGSNDESCSWGPAITKLILHHNIIKKVIFQCLPTSLHYLDLSNSELDGLDTNYFTKTTNLSELLLSNNRIKFIPTIWKSPNLRFLAVDGNSFGVITKGSFNNMPKLAKLKAGNNPYHCTCELAMFIEETMQYGDLEFADWPQNYKCYHPEYLLRNTIESYDPGRLECDITLVVIISVTSTAVVVIISMLLCWKFDVPWYIKATCQIIQSRHRSRKGIPSRTYSYHAFVSYSSSDADWVRRELLYRLEQCNPAFSICIHERDFMPGKWIIDNIIENIEKSRKVIFVLSRSFVDSEWCNYELYFAHQRFIGHAFDDVILVVKENVSMDSLPSKFCKLRKMLSTKTYLEWPSEPNKQAFFWVQLKNVLGKCTLESAVQQTISWTNDTAVSELPVGS; this is encoded by the coding sequence ATGATCCAAAGCAGTGGGAGATGGCTAGAACTTTTTATTCTGATTGCTGGAGTGAGCAGCGTTGCACTGAGCTACTTGTCTTGCACGGTGAAAGAGAACAATGTTGCATTGTGTCTCGGCCTGAGCCTCATTGAAGTCCCTAAAGATTTATCGACTAGCATTGTAGAATTAGATTTGTCTTACAATAAACTTCAGAGTATCAGCAAAGACGATTTTTCTGCCTATACAAACCTGACAATTTTAAACTTGGCCTTCAACACCATTTTCAGAATCGATCACAACTCTTTTGCCTCAAATCTCCTTCTCAGAAAGCTCAACCTCTTCAACAACTCTCTGACGGAAATTCCTTCACTGGCGATAAGTCCTTTGAAGAACCTGGAGGAACTGGAAATGAGCAACAATTTGTATTTGAATTCAACCCTTAGTGATGTTTTTTATACCTTTAAAAGCTTGACAGTACTGTCCATGGGTGGAAGTGAGATCACATGGATTAGGGAAAATGATTTTCTACCCTTACAAAATATTTCTTTACAGAAATTTGCATTGAAGACAGCTTCCAGTCCCAAGCACTATGACAAGGGGGCGTTTGCCGTACTTAACACCTTTTCTCTTTGGTGCGACTTTGCATTGGACACAAATCCTTATGTACTACCCTTGATCCTGGGAGACTTGCAAGGAAAGTCCATAAGGCTCCTTCGTCTACGAAATTTGTTTGCAAACTCTTACTACACAGATGACATGGACTTGTTCAACGGTCTAGCGGATACTGGTGTGAAAGAACTTATTTTGTTTCGGGGTAAGTTCAATGAGAACTTACTGCGCCTCTTGTTGACAAATGTGCAAATTTCAAATGTGACAGATCTGTGTTTGATTGCCATAGACTTTGCAAGGTCTTTGAATTTATCTGCTTCAAATGTCGGGATCTCTAATTTGACCTTGAATAAGCTTCTACTACAGGACATCAGTAACCCAGACATTCTGAGGTTCGACTGGACGTTCACTTGGTTCAGCAAAGTGAGCAATCTTCACATCATAAACGTCAACTTTAATTATGTTCCCTGTGATGCATGGGATGAGATGAAAAATGTTATTGTGTTGAACATATCAAACAACAGACTGACCAACGAATTTGTATACAACCCAACATGCCAAAACCCATCAGTGCCTAAGCTGGAATGCTTTAATGCCAGTAGCAACAAAATAACTAGCCTCAAGATAATTTCATTGATAAGCATTAATTGGCCAAATCTCCGGGTTGTTGATCTTAGTCACAATGGCATCGGTTCAAACGATGAGTCCTGCAGCTGGGGACCTGCCATTACAAAACTAATACTGCATCATAACATCATAAAAAAGGTAATATTCCAGTGCCTCCCTACAAGTCTGCACTACTTGGATTTGTCAAATTCTGAGCTAGATGGGCTagacacaaactatttcaccaagaCTACTAACTTGAGTGAACTGCTTTTGAGTAACAACAGAATTAAATTTATCCCCACCATTTGGAAGAGCCCCAACCTCCGGttcctggctgttgatggtaaCTCATTTGGAGTGATTACTAAAGGCTCTTTTAACAACATGCCAAAACTTGCAAAGTTGAAAGCAGGCAACAATCCCTATCATTGCACTTGTGAACTTGCCATGTTCATCGAGGAGACCATGCAGTATGGTGACCTTGAGTTTGCAGACTGGCCTCAGAACTATAAATGCTATCATCCAGAATACCTGCTTCGTAACACGATAGAATCCTACGATCCGGGGCGGCTGGAATGTGATATCACTCTAGTTGTGATTATCTCTGTCACATCAACTGCAGTtgtggtcattatttctatgctactCTGCTGGAAGTTTGATGTTCCATGGTACATAAAAGCAACATGCCAAATCATTCAGTCCAGGCACCGATCACGTAAAGGCATTCCTAGCAGGACATACAGTTACCATGCGTTTGTCTCCTATAGCTCCTCGGATGCGGATTGGGTCAGGAGAGAATTGCTATACCGTCTGGAACAGTGCAACCCCGCTTTTAGTATCTGCATACACGAGAGAGACTTCATGCCGGGTAAGTGGATCATTGACAACATCATTGAAAACATTGAAAAGAGCCGCAAAGTCATCTTTGTGCTGTCCCGTAGCTTTGTCGACAGCGAGTGGTGCAATTATGAGCTGTACTTTGCCCACCAGCGTTTCATTGGCCATGCTTTTGATGACGTCATCCTAGTTGTCAAAGAAAACGTCAGCATGGATTCCCTTCCAAGCAAGTTCTGCAAACTGAGAAAAATGCTGAGTACAAAGACTTATTTGGAGTGGCCTTCCGAACCAAACAAACAGGCCTTTTTCTGGGTTCAGCTGAAGAACGTGTTGGGGAAATGCACCCTGGAGAGTGCTGTTCAGCAAACAATTTCTTGGACCAACGACACTGCTGTGTCCGAGTTGCCTGTTGGATCATGA